In Leptospira perdikensis, the genomic window GGCTTCCGAAGGTTGAGTTCCGGCGGGGGTCAGTTCATTGGTTTTGGAAGTTTCTGATTCTGCAGAAATTGCCCTCACCAGGAAGAGGACGGCCAAAATGGCTTTTAAAATAGTCTTCATTCAATTCTTTGTGACTGATTTGGATTTATTACAAACGGTGGGTTTCACCTGATTCAATGTTTCAGTCTAGTTACAAACGTATTGAAGTATTGTTGGGTTTGGATGACGGTATTGTTACAAATTGATTACAGAGACCATAAAGGCTTATTTTTTAAGCATTTTTTTAACAAAAACTAACTTTGTCATATAACTAGAAGAGTTTTATGACAAAAACATAACGACCCTTCCAAATGAATGAGTTCGTTTTGATTGAATGAATTTTAGTGTTAGGTGGGGCGGGTCCACCACCTAAGCGGTGGTGGACCGGGCTCTACGCTGCAATCTTTCGTAAACGAAAGGATTTCCGCTGCGATCCCTCCCGCTTAGATCTAATTGTTTATAATTGGAACTGGTCGCAGATTCCTTTTAATTTGTCTGCGGTATTGGAAAGGTTCTTTGCCGATGAAGACATCTCTTCGGCACCAGCGGCCGTGTTGATGGTATGTTCATTGATTTGGGTGATCACATCGGTAATTTCTCTTACGGCTCCTCTTTGTTCATCGGCAGCAACTTTGATTTGGTCAGACTCTCCTTTCACTACCCCTGAGTTTTCTAATACAGAACGATTGATCTCTGCCTGAGAATCCATAATGCTATAAAGAGAATCCATTGCATGGGAAACATCATTGATACTTTTAATAATCTCCTGAATGAGAGAAGTAGAGGATTGGATACTTTTTGCCCCACCGTCCAATTCTTGGGAGTTTTTGTTGATCATTTCGGAAATCGATTTGATAGAGGAAGCAGTTCGAATGGAAAGTTTCGAAATCTCTTCTGCAACTACGGCAAATCCTCTTCCTGCATCCCCAGCACGAGCCGCTTCAATCGCAGCATTGAGAGCCAATAATTGTGTTTGATCCGAAATTTCATTGATGATCGCAATAATAGCCTTCATTTCATCAGAAGATTTTAAGATATTACTGATCATATCATTCATTCCCGTAAGAGACTGTTCGCCTTCTTTAGCTTGGTTGGAAATGGATTTCATTCTCGTGAGGGTATGGTCGATTTCATCACCGACTCGTTTCACACTGTTTGCTAACTCTTGGATTTTAACTTGAAATTGAGAAATGTTTCTGTGTTGGATATCGATAGAACCAGTGATGTTTTCCATACTCGCTGACATCTCTTCTACAGTAGCTGACATTTCTTCTGTGGAAGCTGCCGTTGCCTGTGCACCACCAGAAAAACTATCAGAACTAGAAGAAAGTTGGCCCGCACTCGAAGCAAGTTCTTGAGAAATAAACTGAATTTCGGATATGATCTTTCGAAGACTAACTAAAAAGGAGTTTGTATCTCCACTAAGCTCTCCAATTTCATCATTGTGTGTGATATTTAACGATTGGGACAAATCACCAGCAGACATTTTTTTAAATAAATCACGAAGACCAGATATTGGTTTGAGTCGTTTCGTAATCAAACGGGAAAGAGCAAAAATCGAAATACTCAAAATAATAAAAACAAAGATTCCAATTTTGAATAACATATCGTGAACGACTGTTAAAATATCTCCCTTCGAAGCAATAG contains:
- a CDS encoding methyl-accepting chemotaxis protein, with translation MKFNSLKTVIVALSVTVIIVMALGISSFAYIIGKSYIVDAYIGEMKNVAKLSGRQIRNFFDQQFLLAEFTASNPEFAERCIKKDRKYLDPLLANLSQKFGVYENVFLSTAEENPMVFSDATGKAIGFRWGNTGFDANIKAVLEGKPLLSKVARSPVTQEPVAVLTMPVFQGKQVVAIFAFAVSLNHLTDEVVKDVQIGKEGFVAITDREGQVIGHPDKKLILNLDIKKLDWGKKLLELKSEEHMEYFFGKEKIATVFDLEKYDIRLATIASKGDILTVVHDMLFKIGIFVFIILSISIFALSRLITKRLKPISGLRDLFKKMSAGDLSQSLNITHNDEIGELSGDTNSFLVSLRKIISEIQFISQELASSAGQLSSSSDSFSGGAQATAASTEEMSATVEEMSASMENITGSIDIQHRNISQFQVKIQELANSVKRVGDEIDHTLTRMKSISNQAKEGEQSLTGMNDMISNILKSSDEMKAIIAIINEISDQTQLLALNAAIEAARAGDAGRGFAVVAEEISKLSIRTASSIKSISEMINKNSQELDGGAKSIQSSTSLIQEIIKSINDVSHAMDSLYSIMDSQAEINRSVLENSGVVKGESDQIKVAADEQRGAVREITDVITQINEHTINTAAGAEEMSSSAKNLSNTADKLKGICDQFQL